The following are encoded in a window of Hymenobacter sp. GOD-10R genomic DNA:
- a CDS encoding HAMP domain-containing sensor histidine kinase: MQIKHKLLLWFAALVSGLLLTFSYYVYVNTAQFRHHSFVERLARKAAVTRQIVALDDSIAGSMLASLPEQAEQVYTPAGRRLYASPGTDYAPSAGLLVRVRQRGQMSFTYQLPGHAHPKEGVALAYRRPDAEGQYVAIVTAYDQEGYAQQQMLFNSFLYGNLAAVALVAALGLFFATRALAPLNFLLRQLRADTARAQPFRLRPLNPRDEAGTLAAAFNDLLTRQEELVESQRAFISHASHELRTPLTTIKGWLETSLAYDSEVASLKKGIGLAVAGLDRLTALANGLLYLARLDSATPLDGQPVELVDVLLDVVSSAQHQHPGQPVDLDISPEVDAQPHTPQLLGNAQLLRTALGNLVDNAAKYSSGQPVTLCLEMEGPATVRLLIEDRGPGIASDEQERIFQPLTRGRAVGEVPGFGIGLTLAQRIILLHQGQLQLRPRLGGGTVAEVQLPLRPAQGV; this comes from the coding sequence ATGCAGATAAAACACAAGCTCCTGCTTTGGTTCGCGGCACTGGTCAGCGGTCTGCTGCTAACGTTCTCGTACTACGTTTATGTGAATACGGCCCAGTTTCGGCACCACTCCTTCGTGGAGCGGCTAGCCCGCAAAGCGGCCGTGACGCGACAGATTGTGGCCCTCGACGACTCCATTGCCGGTAGCATGCTGGCCTCACTACCCGAGCAGGCTGAGCAAGTGTATACCCCGGCGGGCCGCCGCCTCTACGCCAGCCCCGGCACCGATTACGCCCCCTCGGCTGGGTTGCTGGTGCGGGTGCGGCAGCGGGGCCAGATGAGCTTTACCTACCAGCTCCCCGGTCATGCGCATCCCAAAGAAGGGGTAGCCCTGGCGTACCGCCGCCCCGACGCCGAGGGGCAGTACGTGGCCATAGTCACGGCCTACGACCAAGAAGGCTACGCCCAGCAGCAAATGCTCTTTAACTCTTTTCTATATGGCAACCTGGCGGCCGTGGCGCTGGTGGCAGCGCTGGGGCTGTTTTTTGCCACGCGGGCGCTGGCGCCGCTAAATTTCCTGCTCCGGCAGCTGAGGGCTGATACTGCGCGGGCGCAGCCCTTCCGGCTGCGGCCCCTAAACCCGCGCGACGAGGCCGGAACTCTAGCGGCAGCCTTCAATGACCTGCTAACCCGCCAGGAAGAGCTGGTCGAGAGCCAGCGGGCCTTCATCTCGCACGCCTCGCACGAGCTGCGCACGCCGCTCACGACTATCAAAGGCTGGCTGGAAACGTCGCTGGCTTACGATTCGGAGGTGGCTAGCCTCAAGAAGGGCATCGGGCTGGCCGTGGCGGGGCTGGACCGACTCACGGCCCTAGCCAACGGCTTGCTCTACCTGGCCCGGCTGGACAGCGCTACCCCCCTCGACGGCCAGCCCGTGGAGCTGGTCGATGTACTGCTCGACGTAGTGAGTAGCGCCCAGCACCAGCACCCCGGCCAGCCCGTGGACCTTGACATCAGCCCCGAAGTGGATGCGCAGCCCCACACGCCACAGTTGCTGGGTAATGCGCAACTGCTGCGCACGGCCCTGGGCAACCTCGTGGATAACGCCGCCAAGTATTCCAGTGGCCAGCCCGTGACGCTGTGCCTAGAAATGGAAGGCCCCGCCACCGTGCGGCTGCTCATCGAAGACCGGGGCCCCGGTATTGCGTCCGACGAGCAGGAGCGCATCTTTCAGCCCCTCACCAGGGGCCGCGCCGTGGGCGAGGTGCCCGGTTTTGGCATCGGGCTGACGCTGGCCCAGCGGATTATACTGCTGCACCAGGGGCAACTGCAGCTGCGGCCCCGGCTTGGCGGTGGCACCGTGGCCGAGGTGCAGCTACCCCTGCGGCCCGCCCAGGGCGTGTAG
- a CDS encoding TolC family protein yields MNLTSAFFSRGCRLAGPGLLLAGLLALSQPSRAQQPRELPQLPRPLTLPVALKLAQDNYPALRAKQAAVRAAQADVRTNRSAFLPQVTAQAQGVNSTMNQVRGAFIGGVAIPISGGIKTTSYSGTTNFSSLAALTIEWPAVTFGRYRADESRSEAAVSAAQADYDQAVFEYQAQVADAYLLALGAEKSVALQRANVQRAEALATVIRAGTRSGIRAGIDSATANAEVARARLQVLAARQQAREQRTRLAGLLGQPNQEVQLDSMQFYAHLPQTAAGPPAGDTARANNPLLRAYDRRIAASQAQEKLFSANKRPSLNLLASTWGRGSGVHDATDDHGNFIIDSSPGAGLPLKAYDYMLGATLTWRATELIHSGRAAQAQRIRTEQARADYDQQALQLATQVRNATLQVEIARQTALEAPLQLAAARQAYGQARARYDAGLDNLLVLTQATEVLNRAETDQALATNNLWRAVLLQGAASGNLGGLLGQL; encoded by the coding sequence ATGAATCTGACTTCTGCCTTTTTTTCTCGCGGCTGCCGGCTGGCCGGACCAGGCTTGCTGCTGGCCGGGCTGCTGGCCCTGAGCCAGCCTAGCCGGGCGCAGCAGCCCCGCGAACTGCCGCAGCTGCCCCGGCCCCTGACCCTGCCGGTGGCCCTGAAACTGGCCCAGGACAACTACCCGGCACTGCGCGCCAAGCAAGCCGCCGTGCGCGCCGCCCAGGCTGATGTACGCACCAACCGGTCGGCCTTTTTACCGCAGGTTACAGCCCAGGCCCAGGGTGTGAACTCGACCATGAACCAGGTGCGGGGAGCGTTTATCGGGGGGGTAGCGATTCCGATTTCGGGGGGTATTAAGACGACTTCCTACAGCGGGACCACCAACTTTTCGAGCCTGGCCGCCCTCACCATTGAGTGGCCGGCGGTGACGTTTGGCCGCTACCGGGCCGACGAAAGCCGCTCCGAGGCGGCCGTGTCGGCGGCCCAGGCCGACTACGACCAGGCCGTATTCGAGTACCAAGCCCAAGTGGCCGATGCCTACCTACTTGCGCTGGGCGCGGAAAAGTCGGTAGCCCTGCAGCGCGCCAACGTGCAGCGGGCCGAGGCCCTGGCCACGGTCATCCGGGCCGGCACGCGCTCCGGCATCCGCGCCGGCATCGATTCGGCCACGGCCAACGCGGAGGTAGCCCGCGCCCGCTTGCAGGTGCTGGCCGCCCGGCAGCAGGCCCGCGAGCAGCGCACCCGCCTGGCCGGCCTGCTGGGCCAGCCTAACCAGGAAGTGCAGCTTGACTCGATGCAGTTCTACGCCCACCTGCCCCAGACGGCGGCCGGCCCGCCGGCTGGCGACACGGCCCGCGCCAACAACCCGCTGCTGCGCGCCTACGACCGCCGCATCGCCGCCAGTCAGGCCCAGGAAAAGCTGTTCAGCGCCAATAAGCGCCCTAGCCTGAACCTGCTGGCCTCGACCTGGGGCCGGGGCTCGGGCGTGCACGACGCCACCGACGACCACGGCAATTTTATCATTGACTCCTCGCCGGGGGCAGGCCTACCCCTCAAGGCCTACGACTACATGCTGGGCGCTACCCTTACCTGGCGCGCCACCGAGCTGATTCACTCCGGCCGGGCAGCCCAGGCCCAGCGCATCCGCACCGAGCAGGCCCGCGCTGACTACGACCAGCAGGCCCTGCAGCTGGCAACCCAGGTGCGCAATGCTACCCTGCAAGTGGAAATAGCCCGCCAAACGGCCCTGGAAGCACCGCTGCAGCTGGCGGCCGCCCGCCAGGCCTACGGCCAGGCCCGCGCCCGCTACGACGCCGGCCTCGACAACCTGCTCGTGCTCACCCAGGCCACCGAAGTACTTAATCGGGCCGAAACCGACCAAGCCCTGGCCACCAATAATCTCTGGCGCGCCGTGCTGCTGCAAGGCGCCGCCAGCGGCAACCTGGGCGGGTTGCTGGGTCAATTATAA
- a CDS encoding DUF6660 family protein has protein sequence MRLLALFFAFYFACLSCLSCTDEVPACKDQLQTTVAASHSDCGAGALGDWCSPLCQCHCCGGALVPLPLANQVVYSPPAEWATSLRHGRLVVAAPTRALGSVWQPPQA, from the coding sequence ATGCGCCTGCTAGCCCTGTTTTTTGCCTTCTACTTCGCCTGCCTCTCGTGCCTTTCCTGCACGGACGAAGTACCTGCGTGCAAAGACCAGCTGCAAACCACCGTGGCCGCTTCGCACTCCGACTGCGGGGCCGGCGCGCTGGGCGACTGGTGCTCGCCGCTGTGCCAGTGCCACTGCTGCGGTGGGGCCCTGGTGCCCCTGCCCCTGGCAAACCAGGTGGTGTATTCGCCGCCCGCCGAGTGGGCCACCAGCCTCCGGCACGGCCGGCTGGTCGTGGCTGCCCCGACGCGGGCGCTCGGGTCCGTGTGGCAGCCGCCCCAGGCCTAA
- a CDS encoding nucleotidyl transferase AbiEii/AbiGii toxin family protein, producing MITTTSFTREWMMDHCQQRPGLDPSILEKMILALTLVERLVETGLPFTFKGGTCLVLVLGQARRFSVDVDLVTQAELAAIEAALTQVCAQPPFRSFAYDATRSHKDDVPRGHYYVFYDSALDQQLLAEHPQRSIAIDLLFEEHNYPQVLQVPVASPFLHQAGEPLRVAAPSVESIAGDKLTAFAPRTTGILYGKGKELEIIKQLFDVGVLFDQVQDVATVAESFAATVAKELRYRHLTETSAADVLVDALQTALLLAQMKLNRAPAKELAPAELRRGIAGFRNFVIDGAFREDQAVAAAARVAHLAARLLTQDYSPLPRPVPGADPRTFFVPHPDFNYLNKLRSVPGDALFYWHHTVVLLEGHGSLAWLVA from the coding sequence ATGATTACGACGACTTCTTTTACCCGCGAGTGGATGATGGACCACTGCCAGCAGCGCCCCGGCCTGGACCCTTCCATCCTGGAGAAAATGATTCTGGCCCTCACCCTGGTCGAGCGGTTGGTCGAAACCGGGCTACCCTTCACATTTAAGGGCGGCACCTGCCTGGTGCTCGTGCTGGGCCAGGCCCGGCGCTTTTCCGTCGACGTGGATTTAGTTACCCAGGCCGAGCTGGCGGCCATTGAGGCGGCCCTGACGCAGGTTTGCGCGCAGCCCCCGTTTCGCTCGTTTGCCTACGACGCCACCCGCAGCCACAAGGACGATGTGCCGCGGGGCCACTATTACGTGTTCTACGACTCGGCCCTGGACCAGCAGCTGCTGGCCGAGCACCCGCAGCGGTCCATCGCCATCGATTTGCTGTTTGAGGAGCACAACTACCCGCAGGTGCTGCAAGTGCCGGTAGCCTCCCCCTTCCTGCACCAGGCGGGCGAGCCCCTGCGCGTAGCGGCCCCGAGCGTCGAATCCATCGCCGGCGACAAGCTCACGGCCTTTGCCCCGCGCACCACCGGCATTCTCTACGGCAAGGGCAAGGAGTTGGAAATCATCAAGCAGCTCTTCGACGTAGGGGTGCTCTTCGACCAGGTGCAGGACGTAGCCACCGTGGCCGAGTCGTTTGCCGCCACCGTGGCCAAGGAGCTGCGCTACCGCCACCTGACCGAAACCAGCGCGGCCGATGTGCTGGTAGACGCCCTGCAAACGGCCCTGCTGCTGGCCCAGATGAAACTCAACCGGGCCCCGGCCAAGGAACTGGCCCCGGCCGAGCTGCGCCGGGGCATTGCCGGCTTCCGCAACTTCGTTATCGACGGGGCGTTCCGCGAAGACCAAGCCGTGGCCGCCGCCGCCCGCGTGGCCCATCTCGCAGCCCGGCTGCTCACCCAGGACTATTCCCCCTTACCCCGGCCAGTGCCCGGCGCTGACCCGCGCACCTTCTTCGTGCCGCATCCCGACTTCAACTACCTCAACAAGCTGCGCTCGGTGCCGGGAGACGCACTGTTCTACTGGCACCACACGGTGGTCCTGCTGGAAGGGCACGGAAGCCTGGCGTGGCTGGTTGCGTAA
- a CDS encoding CusA/CzcA family heavy metal efflux RND transporter — MFDRLIHFSIHNKLIIGLLTLALVAWGGYSLSRLPIDALPDITSNQVVVYTVAPSLAAQEIERLVSFPVEQAMATIPGQVEVRSFSRFGLSVVTVVFEDQTDIYWARTQVSQRLQEAESQIPAGTGRPELAPLSTGLGEVYQYLVRAKPGFEKKYNTTELRTIQDWIVRRQLLGTPGVADVSSFGGLLKQYEVALDPERLRSLGVTVNEVYQAVASNNQNAGGAYLDQNPTAAFIRTEGLATSPADIGNIVVRSTSTGLPVLVRDVAEVRYGAAVRYGAMTLNDQGEVTGGLVLMLKGANAAEVIQDVQKRMATIRKTLPEGVSVEPFLDRSNLVDRAIHTVSKNLLEGALIVVFVLVLFLGNWRAGLVVASVIPLAMLFAVSMMRLFGVSGNLMSLGAIDFGLIVDGAVIIVEAIIHRLHGGQLQVPGNRLSTEQMNDETYHAASKIRSSAAFGEIIILIVYLPLLALAGIEGKMFRPMAETVAFAILGAFILSLTYVPMMSALALSRSTENKKTFSDRMMDFYTRLYHPLLKGALRHQAAVLLTAAGLLVGGFFLFRTLGGEFIPTLSEGDFAVEMRVLTGSSLSYTIEQAQKAGGILKKQFPEVKEVVAKIGAGEIPTDPMPVEAADLMIILKDQKDWTSAPNREELADKMAKALSVMPGVTFGFQQPIQMRFNELISGAKQDVVLKIYGEDLQQLADYAQQAGRLVRQVQGAADVYVEQVTGLPQIVVALDRNRLAQFGLNVSDVNRTVQTAFAGETAGQVFEQERRFDLVLRLRQDLRKDINSVRRLFIAAPNGRQVPLEQVANVELREGPNQIQRDDAKRRISVAFNVRGRDVETVVKELQGKIDRQLKFAPGYYTTYGGQFENLRQATDRLSVAVPVALVLIFVLLFFTFRSFKQSVMIFTAIPLSAIGGIAALWLRGMPFSISAGVGFIALFGVAVLNGIVLIGYFNQLKAEGVTDLMERILRGTEVRLRPVLMTATVASLGFLPMALATSAGAEVQRPLATVVIGGLVSATLLTLLVLPVLYALSERVKAGGPPVESPPETAPMASAKSLPVASVLLLLLLGLPLLGRAQGSLNAAQAVSQALQTNGTVLAGTRALEAQQAIRRTAYDFGRTTLTGSYGQYNSQNRDNQFTLTQSLALPGVYRSAAGLADARIAGQQAQLAQVQAELRRQVRLSYEQAVHARHRLRVLRGQDSLYSEFLRSANLRFKTGEAARLEPATALVQQGEVRTQLRAARTDFRVAQRQLQALLQVPAAVALADSVLRPLTLLGAAQLADTAAPALADTLLQRTNPQARVLAQQVAERRAETRVAQAAGLPEFTVGYFNQSIIGYQRLDAAGTERYFGGGSRFQGVQAGVAVPLWRRPQKARVQAARLQEQVAQAGYERYRAELAGQLDELLLRRTEQQQRLAYFESTALPQATVITRLSTIAYKAGETGYSEYLLNLERARRLRLDYLDALLQHNQTVIELEFLLGSQ, encoded by the coding sequence ATGTTCGACCGGCTGATTCATTTTTCCATTCACAACAAGCTCATCATCGGGCTGCTGACCCTGGCCCTGGTGGCCTGGGGCGGCTACTCGCTCAGTCGGCTGCCGATTGACGCGCTGCCCGACATTACCAGCAACCAGGTCGTGGTCTATACGGTGGCCCCCTCGCTGGCCGCCCAGGAGATTGAGCGGCTGGTATCTTTTCCCGTGGAGCAGGCCATGGCCACCATCCCCGGGCAGGTCGAGGTGCGCTCCTTTTCCCGCTTCGGCCTCTCGGTGGTCACCGTCGTGTTCGAGGACCAGACCGACATTTACTGGGCCCGCACGCAGGTTTCGCAGCGGCTGCAGGAGGCCGAAAGCCAGATTCCGGCCGGCACGGGCCGCCCCGAGCTGGCCCCGCTCAGCACCGGCCTGGGCGAGGTGTACCAGTACCTGGTGCGCGCCAAGCCGGGCTTCGAGAAGAAGTATAACACCACCGAGCTGCGAACCATTCAGGACTGGATAGTGCGCCGGCAGCTGCTGGGCACGCCCGGCGTGGCCGACGTGAGCAGCTTCGGCGGGCTGCTCAAGCAGTACGAAGTGGCCCTGGACCCCGAGCGCCTGCGCTCGCTGGGCGTCACCGTCAACGAGGTGTACCAGGCCGTGGCCAGCAACAACCAGAACGCCGGCGGGGCCTACCTCGACCAGAACCCCACGGCCGCCTTCATCCGCACCGAAGGCCTGGCCACCTCGCCGGCCGACATCGGCAACATCGTCGTCCGCAGCACGAGCACCGGCCTGCCCGTGCTCGTGCGCGACGTCGCCGAAGTACGCTACGGCGCGGCCGTGCGCTACGGGGCCATGACGCTGAACGACCAAGGCGAAGTGACCGGCGGGCTGGTGCTCATGCTCAAGGGGGCCAACGCGGCCGAAGTCATCCAGGACGTGCAGAAGCGCATGGCCACCATCCGCAAAACGCTGCCCGAGGGCGTGAGTGTCGAGCCCTTTTTGGACCGCTCGAACCTGGTGGACCGCGCCATTCATACGGTAAGCAAGAACCTGCTGGAAGGGGCCCTGATTGTGGTGTTCGTGCTGGTGCTGTTTCTGGGCAACTGGCGCGCCGGCCTGGTGGTGGCCTCGGTCATTCCGCTGGCCATGCTCTTTGCCGTGAGCATGATGCGCCTGTTCGGCGTGTCGGGCAACCTGATGAGCCTGGGCGCAATTGACTTCGGGCTGATTGTGGACGGGGCCGTCATCATCGTCGAGGCCATCATTCACCGCCTGCACGGCGGGCAGTTGCAGGTGCCGGGCAACCGCCTGAGCACCGAGCAGATGAACGACGAAACCTACCACGCGGCCAGCAAAATCCGCTCCTCGGCCGCGTTCGGGGAAATTATCATCCTCATCGTGTACCTGCCGCTGCTGGCCCTGGCCGGCATTGAGGGCAAGATGTTCCGGCCCATGGCCGAAACCGTGGCCTTCGCCATTCTCGGGGCGTTTATCCTGAGTTTGACCTACGTGCCGATGATGTCGGCGCTGGCCCTGAGCCGCTCGACGGAGAACAAAAAGACCTTTTCCGACCGGATGATGGACTTTTACACCCGCCTCTACCACCCGCTGCTCAAGGGGGCGCTGCGCCACCAGGCGGCGGTGCTGCTCACGGCGGCGGGCCTGCTGGTGGGCGGCTTTTTCCTGTTTCGCACCTTGGGCGGCGAGTTCATCCCGACCCTGAGCGAAGGGGACTTTGCGGTGGAGATGCGCGTGCTGACCGGCTCCTCGCTGAGCTACACCATTGAGCAGGCCCAGAAAGCCGGCGGCATCCTCAAAAAGCAGTTTCCCGAAGTCAAGGAGGTCGTGGCCAAAATCGGGGCCGGCGAGATTCCCACCGACCCCATGCCGGTGGAAGCAGCCGACCTGATGATTATTCTCAAGGACCAGAAGGACTGGACCTCGGCCCCTAACCGCGAGGAGCTGGCCGATAAGATGGCGAAGGCTTTGAGCGTGATGCCGGGCGTGACCTTCGGCTTCCAGCAGCCCATTCAGATGCGCTTCAACGAGCTGATTTCGGGGGCCAAGCAAGACGTGGTGCTCAAGATTTACGGGGAGGACCTGCAGCAGCTGGCCGACTACGCCCAACAGGCCGGCCGGCTCGTGCGCCAGGTGCAGGGGGCCGCAGACGTGTACGTGGAGCAGGTCACCGGCCTGCCCCAAATCGTGGTGGCGCTCGACCGCAACCGCCTCGCCCAGTTCGGCCTCAACGTCTCGGACGTGAACCGCACCGTGCAAACGGCCTTCGCCGGCGAAACCGCCGGGCAGGTGTTCGAGCAGGAACGCCGGTTTGATTTGGTGCTGCGCCTGCGCCAGGATTTGCGCAAGGACATCAACAGCGTGCGCCGCCTTTTCATTGCCGCTCCCAACGGCCGCCAGGTGCCCCTGGAGCAGGTGGCCAATGTCGAGCTGCGCGAAGGCCCCAACCAGATTCAGCGCGACGACGCCAAGCGGCGCATCAGCGTGGCCTTCAACGTGCGGGGCCGCGACGTGGAAACCGTCGTAAAGGAACTACAGGGGAAAATAGACCGCCAGCTCAAGTTCGCCCCCGGCTACTACACCACCTACGGCGGCCAGTTCGAGAACCTGCGCCAGGCCACCGACCGCCTGAGCGTGGCGGTGCCCGTGGCGCTGGTGCTGATTTTCGTGCTGCTGTTTTTCACCTTCCGCTCCTTCAAGCAGTCGGTGATGATTTTCACGGCCATTCCGCTCTCGGCCATCGGTGGCATCGCGGCGCTGTGGCTGCGCGGGATGCCGTTCAGCATCTCGGCCGGCGTGGGCTTCATCGCCCTTTTTGGGGTGGCCGTGCTCAACGGCATCGTGCTCATTGGCTACTTCAACCAGCTCAAGGCCGAAGGCGTGACCGACCTGATGGAGCGCATTCTGCGCGGCACCGAAGTACGCCTGCGCCCAGTGCTCATGACCGCCACCGTGGCATCGCTCGGCTTCCTGCCCATGGCCCTGGCCACCTCGGCCGGGGCCGAAGTGCAGCGCCCGCTGGCCACCGTGGTCATCGGCGGGCTGGTGTCGGCCACGCTGCTCACGCTGCTGGTGCTGCCGGTGCTCTACGCCCTTTCGGAACGTGTTAAAGCTGGCGGCCCACCGGTTGAATCGCCGCCCGAAACCGCCCCGATGGCTTCCGCGAAGAGCCTGCCCGTGGCCTCAGTACTGCTGTTGCTTCTGCTCGGCCTGCCCCTGCTGGGCCGGGCGCAGGGTTCGCTCAACGCCGCGCAGGCCGTGAGCCAGGCCCTGCAAACCAACGGCACGGTGCTGGCCGGCACCCGGGCGCTGGAAGCCCAGCAGGCCATTCGCCGCACGGCCTACGACTTCGGCCGTACCACGCTCACCGGCAGCTACGGGCAGTACAACTCCCAGAACCGCGACAACCAGTTCACCCTCACCCAGTCGCTGGCCCTGCCCGGCGTGTACCGCAGCGCCGCCGGCCTGGCCGACGCCCGCATTGCCGGGCAACAGGCCCAGCTGGCGCAGGTGCAGGCCGAATTGCGCCGGCAGGTGCGCCTGAGCTACGAGCAGGCCGTGCACGCCCGCCATCGCCTGCGGGTGCTGCGCGGGCAGGACAGCCTCTACTCGGAATTCCTGCGCTCGGCCAACCTGCGCTTCAAAACCGGCGAGGCGGCCCGCCTCGAACCCGCCACGGCCCTGGTGCAGCAGGGCGAAGTTCGCACCCAGCTGCGGGCGGCCCGCACCGACTTCCGGGTAGCCCAGCGCCAGCTGCAGGCGCTGCTGCAAGTGCCGGCCGCCGTAGCCCTGGCCGACAGCGTGCTGCGGCCGCTCACGCTGCTGGGGGCTGCCCAACTCGCCGACACTGCGGCCCCGGCCCTGGCCGACACGCTGCTCCAGCGTACCAACCCGCAGGCGCGGGTGCTGGCCCAGCAGGTAGCCGAGCGGCGGGCCGAAACCCGCGTGGCGCAGGCGGCCGGGCTGCCCGAATTCACCGTGGGCTACTTCAACCAGAGTATCATTGGCTACCAGCGCCTCGACGCGGCCGGCACGGAGCGCTACTTCGGCGGGGGCTCCCGCTTTCAGGGCGTGCAGGCTGGCGTGGCCGTGCCGCTGTGGCGGCGGCCCCAGAAAGCGCGGGTGCAGGCCGCCCGCCTGCAGGAGCAGGTAGCCCAGGCCGGCTACGAGCGCTACCGGGCCGAGCTGGCCGGCCAGCTCGATGAACTGCTGCTGCGGCGCACCGAGCAGCAGCAGCGCCTGGCCTACTTCGAAAGCACGGCCTTGCCGCAGGCCACGGTCATCACCCGCCTGTCCACCATTGCATACAAAGCGGGCGAAACCGGCTACTCCGAATACCTGCTCAACCTGGAGCGCGCCCGCCGCCTGCGCCTCGACTACCTCGACGCGCTGCTGCAACACAACCAGACCGTTATCGAGCTGGAATTCCTGCTGGGCAGCCAGTAG
- a CDS encoding response regulator transcription factor, with product MTILLVEDETSLASFIRKGIESEGYDIKVAFDGLIGQRLFDQQPFDVVVLDVNLPGMNGFELCRYIKQHSPRQAVLLLTALDGLQDKETGFGAGADDYLTKPFEFRELLLRIRALARRGAAYGGLHAVLRVADLELDTDARTVTRAGQRIELTTREYSLLEYLMTNKGRTVSRIDIAEKVWDLHFDTNTNVIDVYINFLRKKIDKGFGQKLLHTVVGAGYLLQG from the coding sequence ATGACTATTCTGCTCGTAGAAGATGAAACCAGTCTGGCCTCGTTCATTCGCAAGGGAATTGAAAGCGAGGGCTACGATATCAAAGTGGCGTTTGATGGCCTGATTGGGCAGCGCCTCTTCGACCAGCAGCCATTTGACGTCGTGGTGCTCGACGTGAACCTGCCCGGAATGAATGGCTTTGAGCTGTGCCGCTACATCAAGCAACACTCTCCGCGTCAGGCAGTGCTGCTGCTCACGGCGCTCGATGGCTTGCAGGACAAGGAAACCGGCTTCGGCGCGGGGGCCGATGATTACCTCACCAAGCCCTTCGAGTTTCGGGAGCTGTTGCTGCGCATCCGGGCCCTGGCGCGCCGGGGAGCGGCTTATGGTGGGCTGCACGCGGTATTGCGCGTGGCCGACCTGGAGCTGGATACTGACGCGCGCACCGTGACGCGCGCCGGCCAGCGCATTGAACTCACCACCCGCGAGTATTCGCTGCTCGAATACCTGATGACCAACAAGGGCCGCACCGTGAGCCGCATCGACATTGCCGAGAAAGTGTGGGACCTGCACTTCGACACCAATACCAACGTCATCGACGTGTACATCAATTTTTTGCGCAAAAAGATTGACAAGGGCTTCGGCCAGAAGCTCCTGCACACGGTGGTAGGCGCAGGGTACTTATTGCAGGGCTAG
- a CDS encoding DUF6577 family protein, whose product MHSSDEHFLATVEARLPDWFGTQPVLSRKELLARVATLNPTLKQATLDVYLHRLTQRNQLAHAGRGVYALPGGALGADFTPTVPPELASLWQAVATELFLSSGCAWTTQWLNDFATHQLMRTVQLVEVEPEALQSTYYALKDRLGGRVFLQPDARVLELYVAETPDAVLVLPLVSRAPVQRVADVPVPRLEKLLVDLLSDPTLFPAYQGEELRTIYRTAARQYRLDARTLFSYAKRRGKAPALRELLLAMGLSSLLPT is encoded by the coding sequence ATGCATTCGTCTGACGAGCACTTCCTGGCAACCGTAGAGGCTCGGCTTCCGGATTGGTTCGGCACTCAGCCCGTGCTTTCCCGTAAGGAGCTGCTGGCGCGGGTGGCCACGCTGAACCCGACGCTTAAGCAGGCCACGCTCGACGTGTACCTGCATCGGCTGACCCAGCGCAACCAGCTGGCGCACGCGGGCCGGGGCGTATATGCCCTACCGGGTGGGGCCTTGGGAGCCGACTTCACCCCGACGGTGCCGCCGGAGCTGGCGAGCCTGTGGCAGGCCGTGGCGACCGAGTTATTCCTAAGCAGTGGCTGCGCGTGGACCACGCAGTGGCTGAACGACTTCGCCACCCACCAACTGATGCGCACGGTGCAGCTGGTAGAAGTGGAGCCCGAGGCGCTGCAATCAACTTACTACGCCCTGAAAGACCGGCTGGGGGGGCGCGTGTTTTTGCAGCCCGATGCCCGCGTGCTGGAGCTGTACGTGGCCGAAACCCCCGACGCCGTACTGGTGCTGCCGCTGGTGAGCCGCGCCCCCGTGCAGCGCGTGGCCGACGTGCCCGTGCCGCGCCTGGAGAAGCTGCTGGTGGACCTACTCAGCGACCCCACGCTATTTCCGGCCTACCAGGGCGAGGAGCTGCGCACCATTTACCGCACGGCCGCCCGCCAGTACCGGCTCGATGCCCGCACCTTGTTTTCCTACGCCAAGCGGCGGGGCAAAGCGCCGGCCCTGCGCGAGCTGCTGCTGGCCATGGGCCTCTCTTCGCTGCTTCCCACATGA